The following are encoded together in the Humulus lupulus chromosome 5, drHumLupu1.1, whole genome shotgun sequence genome:
- the LOC133779699 gene encoding histone deacetylase HDT2-like encodes PPLSSSVRPRAHHLLSGGASHLRSTTRDPRQLPSRRSTSGQHLVRLDSFAEQYLTDSSDEEAEVTVNAVENGKGSENVEAAKPVVGKSNVAKTEASGKSKVKVVEPSKDDEDDDSDDSDDDESAEMDSEDESDEDMIEGDDSDCDEEDDEETPKKPEMIKKGPTESASKTPVSSKKAKVASPKSDKKAAHVGTPHPSKKVAAKSPATTDKSKQTPKSAGQVSCKTCSKSFNSDKVLESH; translated from the exons CCCCCTTTGTCCTCCTCCGTTCGACCTCGCGCGCATCACCTCCTCAGTGGCGGCGCCTCCCACCTCCGTTCGACAACTCGGGACCCACGACAGTTGCCCAGCCGTCGTTCGACCTCAGGACAACACCTCGTTCGACTTGATTCATTCGCAGAACAATATTTAACTGATTCATCCGATGAGGAAGCAGAAGTCACTGTAAATGCTGTTGAAAATG GCAAAGGTTCTGAAAATGTTGAGGCAGCCAAGCCCGTTGTTGGTAAAAGTAATGTTGCCAAAACTGAAGCTTCTGGAAAGTCAAAAGTTAAAGTTGTGGAGCCAAGCAaagatgatgaggatgatgacaGTGATGATTCTGATGATGATGAATCTGCTGAGATGGACTCAGAAGATGAATCTGATGAG GACATGATTGAGGGAGATGACAGCGACTGcgatgaggaagatgatgaagagacccctaagaag CCGGAAATGATCAAGAAAGGGCCTACCGAGTCTGCATCCAAGACTCCTGTGTCTTCTAAGAAAGCCAAAGTTGCTTCTCCCAAATCTG ATAAGAAGGCTGCCCATGTTGGAACCCCACACCCTTCAAAGAAGGTTGCTGCCAAGAGTCCCGCCACAACAGATAAATCAAAACAGACCCCAAAATCTGCCGGCCAAGTCTCTTGCAAAACTTGCTCCAA GAGTTTTAATTCTGATAAAGTGCTCGAGTCTCATTAG
- the LOC133779700 gene encoding importin subunit alpha-4-like — protein MMFSPTQGVPSQNPEWNGYQAVIEANIIHPLVHLLQHSEFDIKKEVAWTISNTTSGGSHEQIQFLVSQSCIGPLCDLLNCPDARIVTVCLEGLENILKVGEADKEMGLNGRVNIYGQAIDECEGLDKIENLQNHDNHEIYEKTVKILERYWAEEEDEEQNIQDNGDGTQQGFPFGANQPTLPPGGFKFG, from the exons ATGATGTTTTCCCCGACTCAAGGGGTTCCTTCACAAAATCCAGAGTGGAATGGGTATCAG GCTGTAATTGAGGCCAATATCATTCACCCGCTTGTACATCTTCTCCAACATTCAGAGTTCGATATAAAAAAGGAGGTTGCATGGACCATCTCTAATACCACTTCCGGTGGCTCTCATGAACAAATCCA ATTTCTTGTTAGCCAAAGTTGCATTGGCCCACTCTGTGATCTCCTAAACTGTCCAGACGCAAGGATTGTAACTGTATGCCTTGAGGGTCTGGAGAACATTCTGAAGGTGGGTGAGGCAGACAAAGAAATGGGACTAAATGGCAGAGTCAATATATATGGTCAGGCAATTGATGAATGTGAAGGATTGGATAAAATCGAGAATCTTCAGAACCATGACAACCATGAGATTTATGAGAAGACTGTGAAGATCTTGGAGAGATATTGggcagaagaagaagatgaggagcAAAACATCCAGGATAACGGGGATGGAACTCAACAAGGTTTTCcttttggagcaaaccagcctaCCCTACCCCCTGGTGGCTTCAAATTTGGGTAA
- the LOC133833840 gene encoding structural maintenance of chromosomes protein 4-like has protein sequence MNGAKQAMTLHNLSAVQTERHCSELAKVGVELEPWEKQLIEHKGKLEVASIKNKLLSEKEAARAGFEDAEKQMEDILGAIEIKSESITKIQSDLERSKLEALEAHKVEQVRVLMMYREGLGRDGGWARGWLVGFSTSRRQQVYLSVVLNFSLVMLWS, from the exons ATGAACGGAGCCAAGCAAGCAATGACACTCCACAATTTAAGTGCAG TTCAAACAGAGAGACACTGCTCCGAGCTTGCAAAAGTTGGTGTTGAATTGGAACCTTGGGAAAAACAACTTATTGAGCACAAGGGAAAACTTGAAGTTGCATCTATCAAGAATAAGCTTTTGAGTGAAAAG GAAGCTGCTCGTGCAGGTTTTGAAGATGCGGAAAAGCAGATGGAAGACATATTGGGAGCTATTGAAATAAAATCTGAGAGTATCACAAAAATTCAAAGTGATCTTGAAAGGAGCAAACTCGAAGCATTGGAAGCTCATAAAGTGGAACAAGTTCGTGTTTTAATGATGTATAGGGAGGGGCTCGGCAGGGACGGTGGCTGGGCGCGGGGCTGGCTGGTGGGGTTCTCAACTTCACGGCGGCAGCAGGTATATCTTTCTGTGGTGTTGAACTTTAGTTTGGTGATGTTATGGTCTTAG